Proteins encoded within one genomic window of Granulicella pectinivorans:
- the mreC gene encoding rod shape-determining protein MreC: MESFFSRYKNALVLIGVLLAQTIGLAMQVQRVAKPGEPDSHQVRLLRLWAASVVVPLARTTHFFSGGIRGGWSNYVALWHVRQQNEELRKQLADIRLQQAAQVEDILEGRRLQALVAFREHYISSTVAAQVIGTSGTDQSRMLLIDKGADAGLRPDMPVITPDGIVGKLRDVFPHSAQLLLISDQTAGAGVILESTRIRAILKGTPSGRIQIGNLTADSRIQPGEKVLTSGGDQVYPRGLPVGTVESIAPDPDHQPYTAIVVHPAAKLTQLEEVLVITGMQQTLPAQAAADLAAAEVQHAADLDAAAKAKAAVPRGLDLTGADNAPIDPNAPVQPAPAENAPGLVPKPAPALHPDRYTYGTAPPATDLTPGAKKSADPPPVQPPPAKTPEANL; this comes from the coding sequence ATGGAATCCTTCTTCTCCCGGTACAAAAACGCGCTTGTCCTCATTGGAGTCCTGCTCGCCCAGACCATCGGTCTGGCGATGCAGGTGCAGCGCGTCGCAAAGCCCGGTGAGCCCGATTCGCATCAGGTGCGCCTGCTCCGCCTCTGGGCAGCCAGCGTCGTCGTCCCCCTCGCCCGCACGACCCACTTCTTCTCCGGCGGCATCCGCGGCGGCTGGTCGAACTACGTCGCCCTCTGGCACGTCCGCCAGCAGAATGAAGAGCTCCGCAAGCAGCTCGCCGACATCCGCCTTCAACAGGCCGCGCAGGTCGAGGACATCCTCGAAGGCCGCCGCCTCCAGGCGCTCGTTGCCTTCCGCGAGCACTACATCTCCTCCACCGTCGCTGCCCAGGTCATCGGAACCAGCGGCACCGACCAGTCCCGTATGTTGTTGATCGATAAGGGCGCGGACGCCGGCCTCAGGCCCGATATGCCGGTCATCACCCCCGATGGCATCGTCGGCAAGCTCCGCGACGTCTTCCCCCACTCCGCGCAGCTTCTCCTCATCTCCGACCAGACCGCCGGGGCCGGCGTCATCCTCGAATCCACCCGCATCCGTGCCATCCTCAAGGGTACCCCCTCCGGCCGCATCCAGATCGGCAATCTCACCGCCGACTCCCGCATCCAGCCCGGCGAAAAGGTCCTCACCTCCGGTGGCGATCAGGTCTACCCCCGCGGCCTTCCCGTCGGGACCGTCGAGTCCATCGCGCCCGATCCCGACCACCAGCCCTACACCGCCATCGTCGTGCACCCCGCCGCCAAGCTCACGCAACTCGAAGAAGTCCTCGTCATCACCGGCATGCAGCAGACCCTGCCCGCGCAGGCCGCCGCCGACCTCGCCGCCGCCGAGGTGCAGCACGCCGCCGATCTCGATGCCGCCGCCAAGGCCAAGGCCGCCGTTCCCCGTGGACTCGACCTCACCGGTGCCGATAACGCGCCCATCGATCCCAACGCGCCCGTCCAGCCCGCCCCGGCCGAGAACGCTCCGGGCCTCGTCCCCAAGCCTGCCCCAGCCCTCCACCCCGACCGCTACACCTACGGCACCGCGCCCCCGGCGACCGACCTTACCCCCGGTGCGAAGAAATCGGCAGACCCGCCGCCTGTGCAGCCTCCTCCTGCAAAAACTCCGGAGGCGAATCTCTAA
- the mreD gene encoding rod shape-determining protein MreD, with amino-acid sequence MANRSYTSRRELEQYSFHPAMTLLVPLAAIVLQVLITKPFAKFAIVDLPLIATIFFAVARRSPIAGTLTGAIIGLCQDALTNQPIGVNGMAKCVVGYTAASIGVKVDVENIGTRVLMNFGFSILQSILLYGIQRGLLGQPGFHLLWVHELIRAAANTAISLPIFLLLDRGKRMI; translated from the coding sequence ATGGCGAACCGTAGCTACACCTCCCGCCGCGAACTCGAGCAGTACAGCTTCCATCCAGCGATGACGCTGCTCGTCCCTCTCGCCGCCATCGTGCTCCAGGTGCTCATCACCAAGCCCTTCGCGAAGTTCGCGATCGTCGACCTGCCTCTCATCGCGACGATCTTCTTCGCCGTCGCCCGCCGTTCGCCCATCGCCGGCACCCTCACCGGAGCCATCATCGGCCTCTGCCAGGACGCCCTCACCAACCAGCCCATCGGCGTCAACGGCATGGCGAAGTGCGTCGTCGGCTATACGGCTGCCAGCATCGGGGTCAAGGTCGATGTCGAAAACATCGGCACGCGCGTCCTCATGAACTTTGGGTTTTCCATCCTGCAGAGCATTCTGCTGTACGGCATTCAGCGCGGCCTGCTCGGCCAGCCCGGCTTCCATCTGCTCTGGGTGCATGAGTTGATCCGCGCCGCCGCCAACACAGCGATCTCGTTGCCCATCTTCCTGCTGCTGGATCGCGGGAAACGCATGATCTAG
- the mrdA gene encoding penicillin-binding protein 2: MSLAGPPLPRQLHNDEKISPTKLAGVQYVIVLVLAVLVAGLWRLQVLGSDNWKVLAEANRIKKVPVLAPRGKIFDREGRLLVDNYPSVTCYLLPEQLHDPNVDLPLIAKGLHLTVAQIQTILNRYKGAAKYQPIPLKQDVTPDEEAFIEAHRNELPELETHDEQRRLYPRDGFAAHLIGYVGEVSEAMLNNDSRYAFYSPGDVVGQSGVEQTYDALLRGTDGSRDILVNSHGKEVGLHGQEMAIPGKDLRLTIDLDIQRAAEKALDGKNGAIVAMDPHTGEILAMVSRPAFDPNQFAVRLTRSYWNEILNNPDHPLMNKAIQAQLAPGSTFKIIMSAAGLQENVAQDMHVVCNGGADFYGHYFKCDVHHGMVNIDNAIPYSCDTFYYTLANRLGIDTIARYANEFGLGQRTGVDLPEEALGTVPSTMWALKNFHRKWYAGETISVGIGQGAVTVTPIQMARAIGGIASGGVMHRPHLVFPDEVPADVFTSLSENHPGSGEKTVPLTAANWETITDGMAQTVQPGAFHTAAAARLDGIDFAGKTGTADVVGGRVKNSSDKRTIPNAWFVGVAPRRNPDIVVAVLWEHGYWGNNSARLAAQIVNAFVTKQRRLANNLRLAEAPKAAPAPDTTPTASNAAPHVPAAE, from the coding sequence ATGTCATTAGCGGGCCCGCCCCTACCCCGTCAGCTCCATAACGACGAAAAGATCTCGCCCACCAAGCTCGCCGGCGTCCAGTACGTCATCGTGCTCGTTCTTGCTGTGCTCGTCGCTGGCTTGTGGCGTCTCCAGGTGCTCGGCTCCGACAACTGGAAGGTCCTCGCAGAGGCCAACCGCATCAAGAAGGTGCCCGTCCTCGCGCCGCGCGGCAAGATCTTCGACCGCGAAGGCCGCCTCCTCGTCGACAACTACCCCTCCGTCACCTGCTACCTCCTTCCTGAGCAGTTACACGACCCCAACGTCGATCTTCCCCTCATCGCGAAGGGCCTGCATCTTACTGTCGCGCAGATCCAGACCATCCTCAACCGCTACAAGGGCGCTGCCAAGTACCAGCCCATACCCCTCAAGCAGGATGTCACCCCCGACGAAGAGGCCTTCATCGAGGCCCACCGCAACGAACTCCCCGAGCTCGAAACCCACGACGAGCAGCGCCGCCTCTACCCCCGCGACGGCTTCGCCGCCCACCTCATCGGCTACGTCGGCGAAGTGTCGGAGGCGATGCTCAACAACGACTCCCGCTACGCCTTCTACTCGCCCGGCGACGTCGTCGGCCAGTCCGGCGTCGAGCAGACCTACGATGCGCTGCTCCGCGGCACCGACGGCTCCCGCGACATACTCGTCAACTCCCACGGCAAGGAGGTCGGCCTCCACGGGCAGGAGATGGCCATTCCCGGCAAGGACCTCCGCCTGACCATCGATCTCGACATCCAGCGCGCGGCAGAGAAGGCGCTCGACGGCAAGAACGGCGCCATCGTCGCCATGGACCCCCACACCGGCGAGATCCTCGCCATGGTCTCCCGCCCCGCCTTCGACCCCAACCAGTTCGCCGTCCGCCTCACCCGCAGCTACTGGAATGAGATCCTCAACAACCCCGACCACCCGCTGATGAATAAAGCGATTCAGGCTCAACTCGCGCCGGGATCCACCTTCAAGATCATCATGTCCGCCGCCGGCCTCCAGGAGAACGTCGCCCAGGACATGCACGTTGTCTGCAATGGCGGAGCCGACTTCTACGGCCACTACTTCAAGTGCGACGTACACCACGGCATGGTCAATATCGACAACGCCATCCCCTATTCCTGCGACACCTTCTACTACACGCTTGCCAACAGGCTCGGTATCGACACCATCGCCCGGTACGCGAACGAGTTCGGCCTTGGCCAGCGCACCGGCGTCGATCTTCCCGAAGAGGCCCTCGGAACCGTCCCCTCCACCATGTGGGCGCTCAAGAACTTTCACCGCAAGTGGTATGCCGGCGAGACCATCTCGGTCGGCATCGGACAGGGCGCCGTCACCGTCACCCCCATCCAAATGGCACGCGCCATCGGCGGCATCGCCTCCGGCGGTGTCATGCACCGCCCTCACCTCGTCTTTCCCGACGAAGTGCCCGCGGACGTATTTACCTCGCTCTCTGAAAACCACCCCGGCTCCGGCGAAAAGACCGTCCCGCTCACCGCCGCCAACTGGGAGACCATCACCGACGGCATGGCCCAGACCGTGCAGCCCGGAGCCTTCCACACTGCCGCCGCCGCTCGGCTGGATGGCATCGACTTCGCCGGCAAGACCGGCACCGCCGACGTGGTTGGTGGACGCGTCAAAAACAGCTCCGACAAGCGCACGATTCCCAACGCGTGGTTCGTCGGGGTCGCACCCCGCCGCAACCCCGACATCGTCGTCGCGGTGCTTTGGGAGCATGGCTACTGGGGCAACAACTCCGCCCGTCTCGCCGCGCAGATCGTCAATGCTTTCGTGACCAAGCAGCGCCGTCTCGCCAATAACCTCCGTCTGGCCGAAGCTCCCAAGGCGGCTCCCGCCCCCGACACCACACCCACCGCCTCCAATGCAGCGCCGCACGTTCCGGCCGCGGAGTAA
- the rodA gene encoding rod shape-determining protein RodA, translating into MARFSSFRDFDWVLLGFVSLLSLVSVLEIRSATAMTKFHGFDHKQVGFLVIGLVLMFLMSLVDYHWLVEISRTAYAVSFVALLAVLVVGTKHLGARRWIKFPGGIHFQPSEWVKLVLIVTLAQYFWGLAGRELTWRDIGKAFAIVCVPMAMVLKQPDLGTSLTYLPVLIVGLFLGGIRFKQAAILIVGFLALGTVAWSSGKLLKPYQKARLTSFINPADDPKGSGYQLIQSKIAVGSGGIWGKGANKGTQTQGDFLPIPYTDFIFAALCEEHGFIGALGVLLLYFFILMRLIQNAQTAKDVPGTFIIMGIVAVIVFQIAVNIGMVLGLMPVTGIPLPLLSYGGSSVLFTFLSLGIVMNIRMRRFVN; encoded by the coding sequence ATGGCCCGTTTCTCCTCTTTCCGCGACTTCGATTGGGTCCTTCTGGGCTTCGTCTCCCTCCTCTCGCTCGTCAGCGTGTTGGAGATCCGTTCCGCCACGGCCATGACCAAGTTCCACGGCTTCGACCATAAACAGGTCGGCTTCCTCGTCATCGGCCTCGTGCTCATGTTTCTCATGTCGCTGGTCGATTACCACTGGCTGGTCGAAATCTCCCGAACCGCCTACGCCGTCAGCTTCGTGGCGCTGCTTGCCGTGCTGGTGGTCGGCACCAAGCACCTCGGCGCGCGCCGCTGGATCAAGTTTCCCGGCGGCATTCACTTTCAGCCATCGGAGTGGGTCAAACTCGTCCTCATCGTCACCCTCGCCCAGTACTTCTGGGGGCTCGCCGGCAGGGAACTGACCTGGCGCGACATCGGCAAGGCCTTCGCCATCGTCTGCGTCCCCATGGCGATGGTCCTCAAGCAGCCCGACCTCGGCACCTCCCTCACCTACCTCCCTGTGCTCATCGTCGGCCTCTTCCTTGGCGGCATCCGCTTCAAACAGGCGGCCATCCTCATCGTCGGCTTCCTCGCCCTCGGCACCGTCGCCTGGAGCTCCGGCAAGCTGCTCAAGCCCTACCAGAAGGCCCGCCTCACCAGCTTCATCAATCCCGCGGACGATCCCAAGGGATCCGGATACCAGCTCATCCAGTCCAAGATCGCCGTCGGCTCCGGAGGCATCTGGGGCAAGGGGGCCAACAAGGGCACCCAGACCCAGGGCGACTTCCTGCCCATCCCTTACACCGACTTCATCTTCGCCGCCCTCTGCGAGGAGCACGGCTTTATCGGCGCCCTCGGCGTCCTTCTCCTCTACTTCTTCATCCTCATGCGCTTGATTCAAAACGCCCAAACCGCCAAGGACGTGCCCGGAACCTTCATCATCATGGGCATCGTGGCGGTCATCGTCTTCCAGATCGCCGTCAATATAGGTATGGTCCTGGGGTTGATGCCCGTCACAGGAATCCCGCTCCCTCTCTTGAGTTACGGAGGCTCCTCGGTCCTCTTCACCTTCCTGTCCCTGGGAATCGTGATGAACATCCGCATGCGGCGCTTCGTCAACTAG
- a CDS encoding Rne/Rng family ribonuclease produces the protein MSKEIYISSTPHETRLAIVENDELTEIYYERENEYTLAGSIYNGKVTRVLPGMQSSFVDIGLERDAFLYITDFMEEAGDSADFDHGDAAPRAPRTLEGNRDSAPREGGNREGGNRDRGNRNDRGDRDRNAGYVSERNQEQQSATPQGDIAQASEGREGEFGGNRERNDRGGRGRGRGRGRGDRGDRQPQNGDAPRFAQTPVEAPRELEPRPVLAESELDESPATDAAIGEGAPGADGSRRWRGRRGRRRGRGGNRPEGTPSTDAILAPGAPIEPAFEAEEFDEPATFDIDGSAAPVEAAPVAEPENFTRQDRPRGDRSDRNGRDRGNRNDRGDRGPRVPRGFAPRGSYIVDGEPEQPIEAAADLGPAIEPLILPGESLGKYRKGDDQASSPQASSAPAAPPVSDFVVSGWDGGAVLPGETIRPRSGGSTGGSTGGFSDRNDRTDRNDRGGRDRGGRDGRRDGRDRDRGPRRDNRENYAEHSAPTPVASYVVPATEPAPDLQSGGPVSGYAHAEETAQHIIAEPVHNLPEPTVEHPHNEAAETQPVETVELAYAEPEQPKVEQEYEPEEASASYRIDPVAPSEFRQSAPPPPEVEAAPEPVQHLEVAPSGEVFVPEPVHEATPEHLESLYASEAPATEEAIPADQADEDTIPEPLHPEGTGNYRADSEVEPNVTTIEPSGDMLSAAPVAEAAPEPQHFAPGQGVLEEDFLEEEELDTAHTLHAHAYEDLEDDAEQEPLDNAADLGTMIREMSIDHITRTEPTIEEDDEDFEEDTLEEDAFQDSELGDDEEFEEGQEEQSESSEDQPFSQSADSDPSYANAEGGESRPEGRIPSSPNGDVRRRREGGRGRDRDRGRGGRDRDRNSGNREGSSSSPDRGSDRSSDRGSDRDRSGLGERARNTGGSGDRDRGRSNRSGGRQSMQATNLPAISDLLKPGQELLCQIAKEPIAKKGARITSHIALPGRFLVFMPTVAHTGVSRKIESDGERRRLKEILLSEKGDAAGGFIVRTAAAGASEEELRSDLRFLLNLWADIKTRSESSKSPALIYHDLNLVERILRDQVTDNFSAIWVDTETDYERILRFLQRFQPSLIRRVKLYSKETPLFEQFGITEEINKALRSKVWLKSGGSIVINQTEALVAIDINTGKFVGKTARLEDTIVKTNLDAIPEIVRQIRLRDLGGIIIIDFIDMDERKNRNRVMQALEDELKNDRAPSKVLPFNDFGLVAITRKRVKQSLERTLSTTCNVCTGTGMVKSPITVCNDIYIEMRKMHKHLDRGDVMLRVHPDVVKQLKVSGSKWLQEMEEMCGKTILIKSDPSLHPEQFDIH, from the coding sequence ATGTCGAAAGAAATTTACATCTCCAGTACGCCGCACGAGACGCGGCTTGCCATCGTCGAAAACGACGAACTCACCGAGATCTACTACGAGCGCGAGAACGAATACACCCTCGCCGGCTCCATCTACAACGGTAAAGTCACCCGCGTCCTCCCCGGCATGCAGTCCAGCTTCGTGGACATCGGCCTCGAGCGCGACGCCTTCCTCTACATCACTGATTTCATGGAAGAAGCAGGCGACTCCGCCGACTTCGATCACGGCGACGCCGCGCCCCGCGCACCCCGCACCCTCGAGGGAAATCGCGACAGCGCGCCCCGTGAGGGGGGCAACCGGGAAGGCGGAAACCGCGACCGTGGCAACCGCAACGACCGTGGCGATCGCGACCGGAACGCGGGCTACGTCTCCGAGCGCAACCAGGAGCAGCAGTCCGCCACCCCCCAGGGCGACATCGCCCAGGCCAGCGAAGGCCGCGAAGGCGAATTCGGCGGCAACCGCGAACGCAACGACCGTGGTGGCCGTGGTCGCGGCCGTGGTCGTGGCCGTGGAGATCGCGGCGACCGTCAGCCTCAGAACGGCGACGCGCCCCGCTTCGCCCAGACCCCTGTCGAAGCTCCCCGCGAGCTCGAGCCCCGCCCCGTTCTCGCTGAGTCCGAGCTCGACGAATCCCCGGCAACCGATGCCGCCATCGGCGAAGGCGCACCCGGAGCCGACGGGAGCCGCCGCTGGCGCGGTCGCCGTGGCCGCCGTCGCGGACGCGGTGGAAACCGCCCCGAGGGCACGCCGTCCACCGACGCGATCCTCGCCCCGGGCGCTCCGATCGAGCCCGCCTTCGAGGCAGAAGAGTTCGACGAGCCCGCAACCTTCGATATCGACGGCAGTGCCGCTCCCGTAGAAGCAGCCCCCGTCGCTGAGCCTGAAAACTTTACTCGCCAGGACCGCCCCCGCGGCGACCGTAGCGACCGTAACGGACGCGACCGTGGCAACCGCAACGACCGTGGCGATCGCGGACCCCGCGTTCCCCGTGGCTTCGCCCCCCGCGGCTCCTACATCGTGGACGGCGAGCCCGAGCAGCCCATCGAAGCCGCCGCCGATCTCGGCCCGGCCATCGAGCCCCTCATCCTTCCCGGCGAGTCCCTCGGCAAGTACCGCAAGGGCGACGACCAGGCCTCCAGCCCCCAGGCATCTTCCGCTCCCGCAGCCCCGCCTGTCTCTGACTTCGTCGTCAGCGGATGGGATGGCGGCGCCGTTCTCCCCGGCGAGACCATCCGTCCCCGCTCCGGTGGATCCACCGGCGGATCCACCGGCGGTTTCAGTGACCGTAATGACCGTACCGACCGCAACGACCGCGGCGGACGCGACCGTGGAGGCCGTGATGGCCGCCGCGACGGACGCGACCGTGACCGTGGCCCTCGTCGCGACAACCGCGAAAACTACGCCGAGCACTCCGCGCCCACCCCGGTAGCCTCCTACGTCGTCCCCGCAACCGAGCCCGCCCCCGACCTTCAGTCCGGTGGACCCGTCTCCGGTTACGCGCACGCCGAGGAGACCGCCCAGCACATCATCGCCGAGCCCGTGCACAACCTCCCCGAGCCGACGGTCGAGCATCCCCACAACGAAGCCGCTGAGACGCAGCCCGTCGAAACCGTAGAGCTCGCCTACGCCGAGCCCGAGCAGCCGAAGGTCGAGCAGGAGTACGAGCCTGAAGAGGCCTCCGCCTCCTATCGCATCGATCCCGTGGCCCCCAGCGAGTTCCGCCAGAGCGCACCCCCGCCCCCCGAGGTCGAGGCCGCGCCCGAGCCAGTCCAGCACCTCGAAGTAGCCCCGTCCGGCGAAGTCTTCGTTCCGGAGCCGGTCCACGAGGCCACCCCCGAGCACCTCGAATCCCTCTACGCCAGTGAAGCACCGGCGACGGAAGAAGCCATCCCCGCCGATCAGGCCGATGAGGACACGATCCCCGAGCCCCTGCACCCCGAGGGAACCGGCAACTACCGTGCTGATTCCGAAGTCGAGCCCAACGTCACCACCATCGAGCCCTCCGGCGACATGCTCTCCGCAGCGCCGGTCGCGGAAGCAGCCCCCGAGCCCCAGCACTTCGCTCCCGGCCAGGGCGTTCTCGAAGAGGACTTCCTCGAGGAAGAAGAGCTCGACACCGCCCACACCCTCCACGCCCACGCCTACGAGGATCTCGAGGACGACGCCGAGCAGGAGCCGCTGGACAACGCCGCCGACCTCGGCACCATGATCCGCGAGATGTCCATCGACCACATCACGCGCACCGAGCCTACCATCGAGGAAGACGACGAAGACTTCGAGGAAGACACCCTTGAAGAAGACGCCTTCCAGGACTCCGAACTCGGCGACGACGAAGAATTCGAAGAGGGCCAGGAAGAGCAGTCCGAATCCTCCGAAGACCAGCCCTTCAGCCAGTCCGCCGACAGCGACCCCTCCTACGCCAACGCCGAAGGCGGCGAGTCCCGCCCCGAAGGCCGCATCCCCTCCAGCCCCAACGGTGACGTTCGCCGCCGCCGCGAGGGTGGCCGTGGACGCGACCGCGACCGTGGCCGCGGAGGCCGTGATCGCGACCGCAACAGCGGAAACCGCGAAGGCTCCTCCTCCAGCCCCGATCGTGGCTCAGATCGCAGTTCAGATCGCGGCTCCGACCGCGACCGCAGTGGCCTCGGCGAGCGCGCTCGCAACACCGGCGGCTCCGGCGACCGCGATCGTGGCCGTTCCAACCGCTCCGGCGGACGCCAGTCCATGCAGGCCACCAACCTCCCCGCCATCTCCGACCTCCTCAAGCCCGGACAGGAGCTCCTCTGCCAGATCGCCAAGGAGCCCATCGCCAAGAAGGGTGCGCGCATCACCTCGCACATCGCCCTTCCCGGCCGTTTCCTGGTCTTCATGCCCACCGTCGCCCACACCGGCGTCTCCCGCAAGATCGAGTCCGACGGCGAGCGCCGCCGCCTGAAGGAGATTCTGCTCTCCGAAAAGGGTGACGCAGCCGGCGGCTTCATCGTCCGCACCGCCGCCGCGGGCGCCAGCGAAGAGGAGCTCCGCTCCGACCTCCGCTTCCTCCTCAACCTCTGGGCCGACATCAAGACCCGCTCCGAGTCCTCGAAGTCGCCTGCCCTCATCTATCACGATCTCAACCTCGTCGAGCGCATCCTGCGCGACCAGGTCACGGATAACTTCTCCGCCATCTGGGTCGACACCGAGACCGACTACGAGCGCATCCTCCGCTTCCTCCAGCGCTTCCAGCCGTCGCTCATCCGCCGCGTCAAGCTCTACTCGAAGGAGACCCCCCTCTTCGAGCAGTTCGGCATCACGGAGGAGATCAACAAGGCCCTGCGCTCGAAGGTCTGGCTCAAGTCCGGCGGATCCATCGTCATCAACCAGACCGAGGCCCTCGTCGCGATCGACATCAACACCGGCAAGTTCGTCGGCAAGACTGCCCGCCTCGAAGACACCATCGTCAAGACCAACCTCGACGCCATCCCCGAGATCGTCCGCCAGATCCGTCTGCGCGACCTCGGCGGCATCATCATCATCGACTTCATCGATATGGATGAGCGCAAGAACCGCAACCGCGTCATGCAGGCTCTCGAAGACGAGCTCAAGAACGATCGCGCCCCATCCAAGGTGCTGCCGTTCAACGACTTCGGCCTCGTCGCCATCACCCGCAAGCGCGTCAAGCAGTCCCTCGAGCGCACCCTCTCGACCACCTGCAACGTCTGCACCGGCACCGGTATGGTCAAATCGCCCATCACCGTCTGCAACGACATCTATATCGAGATGCGCAAGATGCACAAGCATCTGGACCGCGGCGACGTTATGCTGCGCGTGCATCCCGATGTCGTCAAGCAGCTCAAGGTCTCCGGATCCAAGTGGCTGCAGGAGATGGAAGAGATGTGCGGCAAGACCATCCTCATCAAGAGCGATCCCAGCCTCCATCCGGAGCAGTTCGATATTCACTAA
- a CDS encoding porin family protein, translated as MRINRSFSAALCRVSAVALFAASGSVVLHAQQTAATGTVIAELHQPALFNLAAATPRLSDDGIGYSSSVGSDSTVSPDALSFKADDALQPPPRRRYGRPNYSDRMHNADGSSKLAFLAGGGFTNPVDVSTNYLKISWKAQVGVGYNFNKKFGIIAQFDWDQFGLPGQVITNQYSIYSSYFGNTADLTGLDGNTHVWSFTLNPTYNFYQGDSYGAYAVVGAGFYHKVTQFTLPATGQYCDYYGYCYTYSANQTFDQYTSNAPGINGGLGMTWKPSRFANQKFYAEARFVHNFNSARAYSVAATNLYPGNSSTTSYIPVTIGIRF; from the coding sequence ATGAGAATCAATCGGAGCTTTTCTGCCGCCCTTTGCCGCGTGTCGGCTGTCGCCCTCTTTGCTGCCTCTGGTTCCGTTGTGCTTCACGCCCAGCAGACCGCCGCGACCGGAACGGTCATCGCTGAACTGCACCAGCCCGCTCTCTTCAATCTCGCCGCCGCTACTCCCCGTCTCTCCGACGATGGCATCGGCTACTCCTCAAGCGTAGGCTCCGACTCCACCGTGTCGCCCGATGCTCTCAGCTTCAAGGCGGACGATGCTCTTCAGCCTCCGCCACGCCGCCGCTATGGCCGCCCCAACTACTCCGACCGCATGCACAACGCCGATGGCAGCTCCAAGCTCGCCTTCCTCGCCGGCGGAGGCTTCACCAACCCCGTTGACGTCAGCACCAACTACCTCAAAATCAGTTGGAAGGCGCAGGTCGGCGTCGGCTACAACTTCAACAAGAAGTTCGGCATCATCGCCCAGTTCGACTGGGATCAGTTCGGCCTTCCCGGCCAGGTCATCACCAATCAGTACTCCATCTACAGCAGCTATTTCGGCAACACGGCGGACCTCACCGGCCTCGATGGCAACACCCACGTCTGGTCCTTCACCCTCAACCCGACCTACAACTTCTACCAGGGTGACAGCTACGGTGCCTACGCCGTCGTCGGCGCTGGTTTCTATCACAAGGTCACCCAGTTCACCCTGCCTGCCACCGGGCAGTACTGCGACTACTACGGCTACTGCTACACCTACAGCGCGAACCAGACCTTCGACCAGTACACCTCGAATGCACCTGGCATCAACGGCGGTCTCGGCATGACCTGGAAGCCCTCCCGCTTCGCCAACCAGAAGTTCTACGCCGAGGCCCGCTTCGTGCACAACTTCAACAGCGCCCGCGCCTACAGCGTGGCCGCCACCAACCTCTATCCGGGGAACAGCAGCACCACCAGCTACATCCCGGTAACGATCGGCATCCGCTTCTAA